One stretch of bacterium DNA includes these proteins:
- a CDS encoding transporter, whose translation MKSYRNLIFSFMFLLTLIVFVITREGFAEVGPLGFGYAELHEPMSTDRPDFTESTKTIQRGHLQGEFGYRYTRDNKRDFKQEAIPEGLLRIGVTDLLELRLSAQGLKGTDSDFALGDLTIGTKIKLYEACDCNFDLSTIIDVTLATGAKRYSQEKTSSQLSFLWSYHEDTDWALAGQVNLNAAVERREHYFQPSSSIALSYELTDRLGVYTEYYGFYPRGSHAPSTAPEHYVNGGVTYLLHPNLQLDLLVGVGLNGRADDSFIGSGITFRL comes from the coding sequence ATGAAATCGTATCGGAACCTCATTTTCTCCTTCATGTTCTTGCTCACCCTTATCGTCTTTGTCATTACAAGGGAAGGCTTTGCTGAAGTGGGCCCACTTGGCTTTGGCTATGCTGAGCTTCATGAGCCGATGAGTACTGACCGACCTGATTTTACCGAAAGCACAAAAACTATTCAGCGGGGCCACCTACAAGGCGAGTTTGGATATCGGTATACCCGGGATAATAAGAGAGACTTCAAACAGGAGGCGATACCAGAAGGTCTTCTTCGAATTGGTGTCACGGATCTACTCGAGTTGCGTTTATCAGCTCAGGGATTGAAAGGAACAGATTCGGACTTTGCCCTCGGTGACCTGACTATCGGTACTAAGATCAAGCTATATGAAGCATGTGACTGTAACTTTGATCTGAGCACTATAATCGACGTGACTCTGGCGACCGGTGCCAAACGATACTCTCAAGAGAAGACATCTTCGCAACTCAGTTTCTTGTGGTCATATCATGAGGATACGGACTGGGCTCTTGCTGGACAAGTGAATCTGAACGCTGCAGTTGAGAGGAGAGAACACTATTTTCAACCATCTTCCTCAATCGCGCTTTCATATGAGCTCACAGATCGTCTTGGAGTATATACCGAGTACTATGGGTTTTACCCGCGGGGTAGTCATGCTCCGAGTACTGCTCCCGAACATTACGTTAATGGTGGAGTTACCTATTTACTTCATCCGAATTTGCAATTGGATCTCCTCGTGGGTGTAGGATTGAATGGTCGAGCGGATGATTCCTTTATTGGAAGCGGAATCACGTTTCGATTGTAG
- a CDS encoding tRNA-binding protein: MTEQQTVTITEFQGIDMRIGTITAVELNSKARKPAYVLEIDFGSLGFKKSSAQLTEGYEAEQLVGKQVIGVVNLPPRRVAGIRSEVLVLASVSHETGTILLTSDKQAENGARVS; encoded by the coding sequence ATGACAGAGCAGCAAACAGTCACAATAACAGAGTTTCAAGGTATTGATATGCGAATCGGTACAATCACCGCTGTTGAGCTCAATTCAAAGGCGAGAAAGCCTGCCTATGTACTTGAGATTGACTTTGGCTCTTTAGGTTTCAAGAAGAGTTCAGCTCAGCTTACCGAGGGGTATGAGGCTGAACAGCTTGTTGGAAAACAGGTGATCGGCGTCGTAAATTTGCCTCCGAGACGAGTAGCAGGTATCAGATCAGAGGTTCTAGTGCTCGCATCTGTCAGTCATGAAACTGGAACAATACTGCTTACTTCTGACAAGCAGGCAGAAAATGGTGCTCGAGTATCTTAG
- a CDS encoding ligase-associated DNA damage response exonuclease, with translation MSTLLTLSPYGLYCPRGDFFIDPHRPRGVAFITHAHADHARNGASLYYAHKDSLPFLSHRLGTHTPIIPLEYGERVERNGVLISLHPAGHILGSAQIRIEQRGYVTVVTGDYKTTPDRTCVPFEQIECNHFITEATFALPIYHWQPDEVIFDQIRTWWRDNRLKKKTSLLYAYALGKAQRILAGLLGEDAPIALHGAVLPYLTGYRNAGVTFPEIVKANAENASLLRGEGLIIAPPSACNSPWTRKFAPFSQGFASGWMQIRGKKRQRRGIEFGFVLSDHADWNGLLTAIKNSRAETITTMHGEASALLRYLKESGKDACSLPERFKNQMSGEDR, from the coding sequence ATGAGCACACTCCTCACTCTATCTCCCTATGGTCTCTACTGTCCCCGTGGTGACTTTTTTATAGATCCACACCGCCCACGAGGCGTCGCTTTTATTACCCATGCACATGCTGACCATGCACGAAACGGAGCTTCCCTTTACTATGCACACAAAGATTCTCTTCCCTTTCTCTCCCATCGACTCGGAACACACACACCAATCATTCCACTCGAATACGGAGAGCGTGTTGAGAGAAATGGAGTTCTTATCTCGCTTCATCCTGCAGGCCATATTCTCGGCTCAGCACAAATTCGAATTGAGCAAAGAGGATATGTAACCGTCGTCACTGGAGACTATAAAACGACACCTGACCGAACGTGCGTCCCATTTGAGCAGATAGAATGTAATCACTTCATCACTGAAGCAACCTTTGCTCTTCCCATCTACCACTGGCAACCAGATGAAGTCATTTTCGATCAGATTCGTACCTGGTGGCGAGATAATCGTCTCAAAAAGAAAACTTCGCTCCTTTATGCTTATGCGCTCGGTAAGGCTCAACGGATACTCGCTGGGCTTCTCGGGGAAGATGCCCCTATTGCTCTCCATGGAGCCGTCTTGCCATATTTGACAGGATATAGAAATGCAGGGGTTACCTTTCCAGAGATAGTAAAGGCAAACGCTGAAAATGCGTCACTCCTCAGGGGAGAAGGGCTGATCATTGCTCCGCCTTCCGCTTGCAACTCGCCTTGGACAAGAAAGTTTGCACCCTTTTCGCAAGGATTTGCCTCAGGTTGGATGCAAATTCGAGGAAAGAAACGACAACGTCGGGGCATTGAATTTGGCTTCGTATTATCTGATCATGCAGATTGGAATGGACTCCTTACAGCCATTAAAAATTCTCGCGCTGAGACCATAACGACAATGCACGGAGAAGCAAGTGCCCTCCTTCGCTATCTTAAGGAGTCAGGGAAAGACGCCTGTTCTCTTCCTGAACGCTTCAAGAATCAAATGAGTGGAGAAGATCGGTAA
- a CDS encoding ATP-dependent DNA ligase, which produces MSLFASLFYALDRTSKTSEKCLLLKEYFGVAPVKEATWALYFLLGGKITRLFTTTEMRKIISRRMNLPLWLVEDSYDTVGDLAETLALLTLPIKNQTSSSRVLHELAESLQDLLTISDINQREERLWKLIESTPDKERLILFKLMIGGLRIGVSKGLVTQVLAELYEFDIAEMAHRLVGEWQPTEERYQTLMKRTSCNESLGNPYPFLLASPLDSTQESVISSSLPEWIIEWKWDGIRAQLLKRSGHVIIWSRGEEVITETFPELISTMERVEHDNIVLDGEIIVWRDGQPQSFAELQKRLNRKKISSQLLKTLPVRFIAYDLLELAGKDLRGEPLSIRRQHLETFFKEHEERFLLLSPLHKVTRPSQMSELRAKARSRQSEGLMIKHRASSYGTGRRGSQWWKWKVDPLRLDVVLLYAQKGHGRRADLYTSYTFGVWKNGELVTITKAYSGLTNSEIREVDAFIRKNQLQKFGPVQAVTPSLVFEIAFDSIQLSKRHKAGVALRFPRIVRIRKDKAAYEADTIESVRMLLE; this is translated from the coding sequence ATGTCGCTTTTTGCTTCTCTCTTTTATGCCCTTGATCGAACTTCGAAAACTTCAGAAAAGTGCCTTCTTTTAAAAGAATACTTCGGAGTAGCCCCAGTTAAAGAGGCAACATGGGCTCTGTATTTTCTCTTGGGTGGGAAAATTACTCGCCTCTTTACTACTACAGAAATGCGAAAGATAATCTCCCGCCGTATGAATCTTCCACTGTGGCTCGTGGAGGATTCTTACGATACCGTAGGTGATCTTGCTGAGACCCTCGCTCTCCTTACCTTACCCATAAAGAATCAGACCAGCTCATCTCGCGTCCTTCACGAACTGGCAGAGAGTCTCCAAGATCTTCTCACCATCAGTGATATCAATCAACGCGAAGAGCGCCTCTGGAAACTCATTGAAAGCACACCCGATAAAGAACGCCTTATCTTATTCAAGCTCATGATTGGAGGACTTCGTATCGGCGTTTCGAAAGGACTCGTAACACAAGTACTCGCTGAATTATATGAGTTTGATATTGCCGAAATGGCACATCGGCTTGTTGGAGAATGGCAACCCACCGAGGAACGCTATCAAACGCTCATGAAAAGAACGAGCTGCAACGAATCTTTGGGAAATCCATACCCCTTTCTCTTAGCCTCTCCGCTCGATAGCACTCAAGAATCAGTTATCTCTTCCTCTCTTCCTGAATGGATTATCGAATGGAAATGGGATGGAATTCGAGCTCAGCTTCTCAAGCGTTCCGGTCATGTCATCATCTGGTCACGTGGTGAGGAAGTAATTACTGAAACATTCCCTGAACTCATATCTACAATGGAAAGAGTAGAGCATGATAATATTGTACTCGATGGAGAGATCATCGTCTGGAGAGATGGTCAACCACAGTCATTTGCCGAGCTACAAAAACGGCTCAATAGAAAAAAAATTTCGTCTCAACTCTTGAAGACTCTTCCCGTTCGTTTCATAGCATATGACTTACTAGAACTAGCCGGTAAAGATCTCCGTGGAGAGCCTCTGTCGATTCGTCGCCAGCACTTAGAAACGTTCTTTAAAGAGCATGAAGAACGTTTCTTGCTTCTCTCTCCATTACATAAAGTGACACGTCCTTCGCAAATGTCTGAGCTTCGCGCCAAAGCACGATCAAGACAATCCGAAGGGCTTATGATCAAACATCGAGCATCGTCATATGGCACAGGACGACGGGGAAGCCAGTGGTGGAAATGGAAAGTAGACCCCCTCAGACTTGATGTCGTATTACTCTATGCACAGAAAGGCCATGGAAGACGGGCAGACCTCTATACAAGCTATACGTTTGGAGTCTGGAAAAATGGCGAACTTGTAACTATTACCAAAGCATACTCTGGGCTCACGAATTCTGAGATACGAGAAGTAGATGCGTTTATTCGCAAAAATCAGCTGCAGAAATTCGGTCCCGTTCAAGCTGTTACCCCCAGTCTCGTGTTTGAAATTGCCTTTGATAGCATTCAACTTTCAAAACGACATAAAGCTGGCGTGGCACTTCGATTTCCACGAATTGTTCGTATTCGAAAAGACAAAGCAGCATATGAGGCCGATACCATAGAATCTGTAAGAATGCTCTTAGAGTAA
- a CDS encoding nitroreductase family protein produces MEVLEAIRSRRAVKHFDPNHVITKEERRILLESALQAPTSFNIQHWRVVEVSEEKLREQIYAAAWNQAQVKEASLLFVICADLKAYAKEPARYWQNAPSEVQEMLVPMIEPFYDSNERLQRDEAMRSVGIFAQTLMLAAKGLGYDSCPMIGFDAESVAKCIQLPDDHAIGMMLTVGKALKPAWPKPGQLPLEDIFIENMFS; encoded by the coding sequence ATGGAAGTTTTAGAGGCAATTAGAAGTCGACGAGCTGTTAAGCACTTCGATCCGAATCATGTCATAACAAAAGAGGAGCGACGGATATTGCTTGAATCTGCGCTCCAAGCTCCTACATCCTTTAATATCCAGCATTGGAGAGTAGTTGAGGTCTCTGAAGAGAAGTTACGTGAGCAAATCTATGCAGCAGCATGGAATCAAGCGCAGGTGAAAGAGGCCTCTCTGCTTTTTGTGATCTGCGCCGATCTCAAGGCCTATGCAAAAGAGCCAGCGCGATATTGGCAAAATGCACCGAGTGAGGTCCAAGAGATGCTCGTTCCTATGATTGAGCCGTTTTACGATAGTAATGAGAGACTTCAAAGAGATGAGGCAATGCGTTCAGTGGGAATTTTTGCCCAAACTCTTATGCTGGCAGCGAAGGGTCTAGGTTATGACTCATGTCCTATGATTGGATTTGATGCGGAATCAGTCGCAAAGTGTATTCAGCTTCCCGATGATCATGCAATCGGAATGATGCTAACAGTCGGGAAGGCGCTAAAGCCGGCATGGCCAAAACCTGGGCAGTTACCGCTTGAAGATATTTTTATTGAGAATATGTTCAGCTGA
- the recR gene encoding recombination protein RecR codes for MQAFPPSFQKLVHELSRLPSIGEKSATRLAYYILKEEGDLGKKLSSAISEACSKIGLCKTCFFLSEEEQCRFCVDPGRDSHVLCVVEKPMDIISFERMGEFRGLYHVLHGLWAPLRGQGPESMKLAELLRRAESAEIEEVIIATGSTVEGDATALYVARLLSERGIPSSRLAQGMPKGGELEYSDEVTLARALAGRSRIEAL; via the coding sequence ATGCAGGCATTTCCTCCTTCATTTCAAAAATTGGTGCACGAGTTGTCACGGCTTCCATCTATCGGAGAAAAGTCGGCTACTCGACTGGCATACTATATTCTCAAAGAAGAGGGGGATCTGGGGAAAAAGTTGAGTAGTGCTATCTCGGAGGCTTGCTCAAAGATAGGACTTTGTAAGACCTGCTTTTTCTTATCAGAGGAAGAGCAATGTCGCTTCTGTGTCGATCCTGGACGTGATTCGCATGTGCTTTGCGTTGTTGAAAAACCGATGGATATTATTTCCTTTGAGCGAATGGGTGAATTTCGAGGGCTGTATCATGTCCTTCACGGACTGTGGGCACCACTTCGTGGGCAAGGACCTGAGTCGATGAAGTTAGCAGAGTTGCTTCGTCGAGCAGAGAGCGCTGAGATAGAAGAGGTTATTATAGCGACTGGTTCAACAGTTGAGGGGGATGCTACAGCATTGTATGTGGCAAGACTTCTCAGTGAACGGGGTATTCCCTCTTCGCGACTGGCTCAGGGGATGCCAAAGGGCGGTGAGCTTGAGTATTCAGATGAAGTAACGTTAGCGAGGGCTCTAGCAGGAAGAAGCCGCATCGAAGCCTTATAG
- a CDS encoding YbaB/EbfC family nucleoid-associated protein codes for MGKGFGGGLPGNMQEMMKQAQKMQSQLAELQEQAKEEEAEGSAGGGMVKVVALGTQQVKSVSIEKDVVNPDDIEMLQDLVVAATNEALKNVQEKVQGKMAKITGGLNIPGLG; via the coding sequence ATGGGAAAAGGATTTGGCGGTGGTTTGCCAGGTAATATGCAGGAGATGATGAAGCAGGCTCAAAAGATGCAGAGCCAACTTGCAGAGCTTCAAGAGCAAGCCAAGGAAGAGGAGGCTGAGGGTTCCGCTGGAGGCGGAATGGTAAAAGTTGTTGCGCTTGGTACACAGCAGGTAAAGTCAGTTTCTATTGAGAAGGATGTTGTTAATCCAGATGACATTGAGATGTTACAAGATTTGGTAGTTGCAGCAACAAATGAAGCCCTTAAGAATGTGCAGGAAAAAGTGCAGGGAAAGATGGCTAAGATAACAGGTGGATTAAATATTCCAGGTCTCGGATAA
- the dnaX gene encoding DNA polymerase III subunit gamma/tau: MSYLVLARKYRPEHFQSVSGQEHVTRTLGNAITRDQVGHAYVFTGPRGVGKTSIARIFAKCLNCSEGPTLTPCLECSNCREIAAGTSLAVREIDGASNNSVDNVRELIESFRTLPAPGSKYKVYIIDEVHMLSISAFNALLKSLEEPPPNTVFVLATTEPHKIPDTVLSRCQRHDLRALPVATISECLAEIANRESFIIDSSALKIIAKLAEGSMRDAQTLLERVRAYGGESITAQEVSVILGAVDIQLLYALGEKVIAQDVEGALSLVHDAFETGGDESIFLREFVGFFRDLHVAALADTQNGRVVGLTKDEQAELVALTENNIDREDLADLADMAREGADKALRSSFPRYALESLVIRMAARPRVKDLGKMVGRLREMVTAEKKKPKEQPIGHSKPTEATIVSSAALTPKITHAPKIIQGKTDSSPKKKVRKPEAIPSRSEALQSADTGQLSEQQYNMADFVSFAHQQGGEIIGEMLRCVTTVAFQDGVLKIEGPEFQIGSLQQEDTRARLLVLLEEFSKCSSWRIETKVVSDGGLRTDKSLKAVERKEVESKLLEQREKMLRDNTVKRVIKTFPGSKIERIRLKRNAV; this comes from the coding sequence GTGTCATACCTTGTTTTAGCCCGAAAATATCGTCCTGAGCACTTTCAGAGTGTTAGTGGACAAGAGCACGTAACCAGAACTCTTGGAAATGCAATTACGAGAGATCAGGTTGGTCATGCGTATGTTTTTACGGGTCCTAGGGGAGTTGGAAAAACTTCGATAGCGAGGATTTTTGCAAAGTGCTTAAACTGTTCTGAAGGTCCAACTCTGACTCCGTGCCTGGAGTGTTCTAATTGTCGTGAGATTGCAGCAGGAACAAGTCTTGCCGTTCGGGAAATTGATGGAGCCTCGAATAACAGTGTTGATAATGTTCGAGAGCTTATAGAGTCTTTTCGGACTCTTCCTGCTCCTGGTTCTAAGTATAAAGTTTATATTATTGACGAAGTTCACATGCTCAGTATTTCGGCGTTTAATGCGTTGTTAAAGAGCCTAGAGGAACCACCTCCGAACACGGTCTTTGTTCTTGCCACAACGGAGCCGCATAAGATTCCGGACACGGTCTTATCTCGTTGTCAGCGGCATGATTTAAGAGCTTTGCCAGTTGCAACTATTAGTGAATGTCTTGCTGAAATAGCAAACCGTGAAAGCTTTATTATTGACTCCTCCGCTCTAAAGATTATTGCAAAGTTGGCAGAGGGCTCGATGCGCGATGCTCAAACGCTACTTGAGCGAGTGCGAGCATATGGAGGGGAATCGATCACGGCGCAAGAAGTGAGCGTTATTCTTGGTGCGGTTGATATACAACTCCTCTATGCGCTTGGAGAGAAAGTGATCGCTCAAGATGTTGAGGGAGCTCTTTCTCTTGTTCACGATGCTTTTGAAACGGGTGGAGATGAATCGATCTTTCTTAGAGAGTTTGTTGGCTTTTTTCGAGATCTTCACGTGGCGGCTCTTGCCGATACGCAAAATGGCAGGGTCGTTGGTTTAACAAAAGATGAACAGGCAGAGCTTGTTGCCCTCACTGAAAATAATATTGATCGAGAAGATCTGGCAGATCTCGCCGATATGGCCCGAGAAGGGGCGGATAAAGCTCTGCGAAGTAGCTTTCCTCGTTATGCGCTTGAATCTCTAGTGATTCGGATGGCAGCTAGGCCACGAGTGAAGGATTTAGGAAAAATGGTTGGCCGTCTTCGTGAGATGGTTACCGCCGAAAAAAAAAAGCCTAAAGAACAGCCGATAGGTCACAGTAAGCCAACGGAAGCAACTATTGTCAGTAGTGCCGCACTGACTCCAAAAATAACTCACGCTCCAAAAATAATTCAGGGAAAAACAGATTCTTCACCAAAAAAGAAAGTAAGGAAACCCGAAGCGATACCGTCAAGATCGGAGGCTCTTCAATCAGCGGATACAGGACAGTTGTCGGAGCAGCAATACAATATGGCTGACTTTGTGAGCTTTGCTCATCAGCAGGGCGGTGAAATTATAGGCGAGATGCTGCGTTGTGTGACAACCGTCGCTTTTCAAGATGGAGTCCTAAAAATTGAAGGACCAGAATTCCAAATCGGGAGCTTACAGCAAGAGGATACACGGGCGAGATTGCTGGTGCTCCTTGAGGAGTTTAGTAAGTGTTCGAGCTGGAGAATCGAGACCAAAGTTGTGTCAGATGGAGGTTTGAGAACTGATAAGAGTCTGAAGGCGGTAGAAAGAAAAGAAGTTGAGAGTAAGCTGCTTGAGCAGAGAGAAAAAATGTTACGTGATAACACGGTAAAGAGAGTTATTAAAACATTTCCGGGGAGTAAGATTGAGCGGATTCGCTTGAAGCGTAATGCGGTATAA